One window of Candidatus Zixiibacteriota bacterium genomic DNA carries:
- the ndk gene encoding nucleoside-diphosphate kinase, with the protein MERTLLIIKPDAVRRNLIGHIIARLEIAGFRLREMRMETLPPERVRRFYAVHEGKPFLDSLVEFMSSGPVVAMLLEKENAIMDLRTLIGATDPLKAACGTLRQEIALDVQQNSVHASDSVESAAKEIPFFFG; encoded by the coding sequence TTGGAGAGAACCCTTCTCATCATCAAACCTGATGCGGTCAGACGCAACCTGATCGGTCATATCATCGCCCGGCTGGAAATCGCCGGATTCCGGCTCAGGGAGATGCGTATGGAAACGCTCCCACCTGAGCGGGTGAGGAGATTTTATGCGGTGCATGAGGGGAAACCTTTTCTTGACTCGCTGGTCGAGTTTATGTCTTCCGGCCCGGTAGTGGCAATGCTTCTCGAAAAGGAGAACGCCATTATGGACCTGAGGACATTGATAGGTGCGACTGACCCGTTAAAGGCGGCATGCGGGACACTTCGGCAAGAGATCGCTTTGGATGTGCAGCAGAATTCGGTCCACGCCTCCGATTCGGTGGAAAGTGCCGCAAAGGAAATACCATTTTTCTTTGGATAG
- a CDS encoding 2-oxoacid:acceptor oxidoreductase family protein, which yields MTPKSSAKKKEDRFELRFSGSGGQGLILAGVMLAEAVGTGDGKNVVQTQSYGPEARGGASRSDVVISEGEIYYPKTMKLDLLLALTQEACDKYFADLKEDGMLVVDSVMVTQVPTKNYYSFPFVRLAREEIGHVMVANVIALGAIAELTDIVSREALKKVVLRRAPRGTEEKNQKALELGFAIAKKVKKQK from the coding sequence ATGACACCGAAAAGCTCAGCCAAAAAGAAAGAAGATCGTTTCGAACTACGGTTCTCCGGTTCGGGCGGACAGGGATTGATCCTGGCCGGGGTGATGCTTGCGGAGGCGGTCGGCACGGGTGACGGCAAGAATGTCGTACAGACCCAATCGTACGGCCCCGAGGCGCGCGGCGGCGCCAGCCGCTCCGATGTGGTTATTTCCGAGGGGGAAATCTACTACCCCAAGACAATGAAACTGGATCTCCTGCTGGCCCTGACTCAGGAAGCCTGTGATAAGTACTTTGCCGATCTCAAGGAAGACGGCATGCTGGTGGTCGACTCGGTCATGGTCACCCAGGTTCCCACCAAGAACTATTACAGTTTTCCCTTTGTAAGGCTGGCCCGAGAGGAGATCGGACATGTGATGGTGGCCAATGTTATCGCGCTCGGCGCCATTGCGGAGCTGACCGATATTGTCTCGCGGGAAGCCCTGAAAAAAGTGGTCCTGCGTCGGGCGCCGCGCGGTACCGAGGAGAAAAATCAAAAGGCCCTGGAACTTGGGTTTGCCATCGCCAAGAAAGTCAAAAAACAAAAGTAG
- a CDS encoding 2-oxoacid:acceptor oxidoreductase subunit alpha, with protein MKNINMEKARLLQGNEACVQGALYAGIQFFAGYPITPSTEIAEGLARELPRIGAKFIQMEDEIGSLAAVIGASNAGCKAMTATSGPGYSLMQEHIGYAYITETPCVIIDVQRGGPSTGLPTKVSQSDTMQARWGTHGDYTAIAVAPSSVREVFEETVRAFNLAERFRTPVTVLTDEVLGHMREMMVIPEKGELEIVNRKKPDVPTDWYKHFDLTADFVSPMAAFGEGYRYNVSGLTHDQEGFPTAVPSEIKEKLDKLRNKIERFSDEIFKMRTEMMDDARIAVISYGSVARASYQAVKIAREKRIKVGAIQPLTIWPFPDAQLRQMLSGVKKVIVAELNMGQMVHEVRRVAPKGTEVFFMGRYDGEVMTPQQIVSKIGEVK; from the coding sequence ATGAAAAACATAAATATGGAAAAGGCCAGACTACTACAGGGAAATGAGGCCTGCGTCCAGGGGGCGCTTTATGCCGGAATCCAATTCTTCGCCGGCTACCCCATTACCCCCTCGACGGAGATCGCCGAAGGGCTGGCGCGCGAACTACCCAGGATCGGCGCGAAATTCATTCAGATGGAGGATGAGATCGGTTCCCTTGCCGCTGTCATCGGCGCCTCCAATGCCGGCTGCAAGGCGATGACCGCCACCTCGGGTCCGGGATATTCGCTGATGCAGGAACATATTGGTTACGCTTATATCACCGAAACCCCGTGCGTGATTATTGATGTTCAACGGGGCGGTCCCTCGACCGGTCTGCCGACAAAGGTGAGCCAATCCGATACCATGCAGGCCCGCTGGGGAACGCATGGCGATTATACGGCTATCGCCGTGGCGCCCTCATCGGTCAGGGAAGTCTTCGAGGAAACGGTCCGGGCCTTCAACCTGGCGGAGCGGTTTCGCACCCCGGTCACGGTTCTGACCGATGAAGTTCTCGGGCATATGCGGGAGATGATGGTCATCCCCGAAAAGGGTGAATTGGAAATAGTCAACCGCAAGAAGCCGGACGTTCCCACCGATTGGTACAAACATTTTGATTTGACGGCCGATTTTGTCAGTCCGATGGCGGCTTTTGGCGAAGGATATCGCTACAATGTCTCCGGGTTGACCCATGACCAGGAGGGGTTCCCCACCGCGGTACCTTCAGAAATAAAAGAAAAACTCGACAAGTTAAGAAACAAAATAGAGCGGTTCTCGGATGAGATCTTTAAGATGCGGACAGAGATGATGGATGATGCCAGAATCGCCGTAATTTCATATGGATCGGTGGCGCGGGCCTCCTATCAGGCGGTCAAGATAGCCCGCGAAAAGAGAATCAAAGTCGGCGCTATTCAGCCGCTGACCATCTGGCCCTTCCCGGATGCTCAACTGCGGCAGATGCTGAGCGGTGTCAAGAAAGTAATCGTAGCCGAACTCAATATGGGGCAGATGGTTCATGAAGTGCGCCGCGTGGCTCCAAAAGGAACCGAGGTGTTTTTCATGGGAAGGTATGATGGTGAAGTTATGACCCCGCAGCAAATTGTCAGCAAAATAGGGGAGGTGAAGTGA
- a CDS encoding lactate racemase domain-containing protein — protein MVVTISYGDIKLRLELPDPVDFDEFECLAGEDAIEYDSFVSQLKQAEIDRFNVYLADLFILNDAFRPTPTSTILEWLHAGGKLSPEARFLISTGAHARPTEAHLKKILGALYGELKDRTLVHDAGDRENLVEVGREAGNQAVSVNRYFLEAKRVVVIGSVEPHYFAGFSGGRKSIFPGLCDYETIVRNHNRAVSFDAAPMKLEGNPVDEHLQSLMRLIPAGKILSIQAVGGSGGQIRGIFCGTLESTFQRAVDYARKIYGLKARHEYDLILAEVRPPLDSNLYQLQKSLENCQQAIADGGTIILFSPCGGGVGSESFYGLADRWQPGVALDDRAGDFFGIHKLHRTKVIGGRINVFLYSELPPGVPEKVYFKSAAKPQEIVYNIASNKKNPRVALVHDAGHVVLTKE, from the coding sequence ATGGTTGTCACGATCAGTTATGGTGACATCAAGCTGAGACTGGAATTGCCCGACCCGGTAGATTTCGACGAATTTGAATGCTTGGCGGGGGAGGATGCCATAGAGTACGATAGTTTTGTCTCTCAGTTGAAACAGGCCGAAATAGACCGCTTTAATGTATATTTGGCCGACCTTTTCATATTAAATGATGCCTTTCGTCCGACGCCGACTTCAACCATTCTGGAATGGCTGCATGCCGGGGGAAAGCTTTCCCCTGAAGCAAGGTTCTTAATCTCCACCGGCGCTCATGCTCGACCGACGGAGGCACACCTGAAAAAGATATTGGGGGCTCTGTATGGCGAATTGAAGGATCGAACGCTGGTGCATGATGCCGGGGACAGGGAAAACCTGGTGGAGGTCGGTCGGGAAGCGGGAAATCAGGCAGTTTCAGTAAATCGATATTTCCTTGAAGCGAAAAGGGTGGTGGTGATAGGCTCGGTGGAGCCGCATTACTTTGCCGGCTTCAGTGGCGGACGAAAATCGATCTTTCCCGGTCTCTGCGATTACGAGACCATTGTTCGCAACCATAACCGCGCGGTCAGCTTTGATGCCGCCCCGATGAAATTGGAGGGTAACCCTGTTGATGAGCATTTGCAATCGCTTATGAGATTGATTCCGGCAGGCAAGATTCTCAGCATTCAGGCGGTCGGCGGGAGTGGCGGCCAAATCAGAGGAATTTTCTGCGGCACTCTTGAGAGTACTTTCCAAAGGGCGGTCGATTACGCGCGCAAAATATATGGCCTCAAAGCCAGGCACGAATATGATTTGATTCTGGCTGAAGTCCGCCCGCCGCTTGACAGCAATCTATACCAACTTCAGAAATCGCTGGAAAACTGCCAGCAGGCGATTGCGGACGGCGGAACGATCATCCTCTTTTCTCCCTGCGGCGGAGGAGTCGGCTCGGAGAGTTTTTATGGACTAGCGGACAGATGGCAGCCGGGTGTTGCTTTGGACGACCGCGCCGGTGATTTCTTCGGCATTCATAAGTTACATCGCACTAAGGTCATAGGCGGAAGAATTAATGTATTTCTTTATTCCGAGCTGCCTCCGGGCGTTCCCGAAAAAGTCTATTTTAAAAGTGCTGCAAAACCGCAGGAGATTGTATATAATATAGCATCAAATAAGAAGAATCCTAGAGTCGCCCTGGTGCACGATGCCGGGCATGTAGTTTTGACAAAGGAATGA
- the sucD gene encoding succinate--CoA ligase subunit alpha: MSILINKKTKVIVQGITGRDGSFHAEQMKKYGTNVVGGVTPGKGGTEVNGIPVFNSVADAVAKTKANTSVIYVPPSFAIDAVYEAVDAGISLIVCITEGVPANDMLKVYDYVRSRGARLIGPNCPGLISPGESKVGIMPGSIVKKGPVGVVSRSGTLTYEAIWALTCAGIGQTTCIGIGGDQIIGTNFIDTLELFEADPATKAVVMIGEIGGTDEEMAAEFVRKKMTKPVVGFIAGRMAPPGKRMGHAGAIISGGSGTAKEKIEALNKAGIPVAVSPTEIPALIREKMQAAARKPAAKKAATVKKAKGIGKVKPGKAIMTKKQRIAPKARKVGAKKRK; this comes from the coding sequence ATGAGCATCCTCATTAATAAAAAGACGAAAGTCATAGTGCAGGGAATAACCGGGCGCGACGGTTCTTTTCACGCCGAGCAGATGAAGAAGTACGGTACCAATGTTGTCGGCGGGGTAACTCCCGGAAAAGGTGGTACCGAGGTCAATGGTATTCCCGTTTTTAACAGTGTGGCCGATGCGGTGGCCAAAACCAAAGCCAATACTTCGGTCATATATGTGCCGCCGTCATTTGCCATTGATGCCGTTTATGAGGCGGTCGATGCCGGGATATCGCTGATCGTCTGCATCACCGAGGGCGTCCCGGCCAACGATATGCTGAAAGTCTATGATTATGTAAGAAGCCGCGGGGCACGGCTGATCGGTCCCAACTGCCCCGGATTAATCTCGCCCGGCGAATCGAAAGTCGGAATCATGCCGGGAAGCATTGTCAAAAAGGGGCCGGTGGGAGTCGTTTCCCGCTCGGGAACGCTTACTTATGAAGCAATCTGGGCGCTGACCTGCGCCGGAATAGGGCAGACTACCTGCATCGGCATCGGCGGCGACCAGATTATCGGCACCAATTTCATCGATACCCTGGAATTGTTCGAGGCCGACCCGGCCACGAAGGCGGTGGTGATGATCGGCGAAATCGGCGGCACCGATGAAGAAATGGCGGCTGAATTTGTCAGAAAGAAAATGACCAAACCGGTGGTCGGCTTTATTGCCGGAAGGATGGCCCCGCCTGGAAAAAGAATGGGTCATGCCGGAGCAATTATTTCGGGCGGTTCGGGAACGGCCAAAGAGAAGATTGAAGCTTTGAACAAGGCCGGGATTCCGGTGGCTGTCTCGCCGACGGAAATCCCTGCTCTTATCAGAGAGAAGATGCAGGCGGCGGCCAGAAAGCCTGCCGCGAAAAAGGCCGCGACGGTTAAAAAAGCAAAAGGCATCGGGAAAGTAAAACCGGGCAAAGCAATAATGACCAAAAAACAAAGAATCGCCCCCAAAGCCCGAAAGGTCGGAGCAAAAAAGAGGAAATAA
- the sucC gene encoding ADP-forming succinate--CoA ligase subunit beta, producing the protein MKIHEYQAKEIFAAAQIPVPLGQVASSVAEVASIAESYGRPVMIKAQVHVGGRGKAGGIQYAANVEAARVWAQKILGMDIKGLTVKKVLVTEAADIASESYVGIIIDRAQKKPVIMVSAAGGIDIEEVAAKTPEKIIKMAVDPTTGLKAYQARELAGKLYNDPALVRQAADVIMKLYDVYWKVDASLVEINPLITTPSGKVVALDAKINIDDNGLYRHKDVAAMRDLDAEDPSEVEARDGDLSFVKLSGNIGCIVNGAGLAMATMDLVKYYGGDPANFLDIGGSSNPQKVLTAMRIILRDQNVRAILINIFGGITRCDDVANGIVMAYEELKPEIPIVVRLTGTNADKAKVILKKVNLESADTLDNVVKKAIALAEIEPMAEGRIQ; encoded by the coding sequence ATGAAAATACATGAGTATCAGGCCAAGGAGATATTCGCCGCGGCCCAAATTCCGGTGCCGCTGGGCCAGGTGGCCTCATCGGTGGCTGAGGTAGCCTCGATAGCCGAATCGTACGGCCGGCCGGTGATGATCAAAGCGCAGGTGCATGTCGGCGGACGCGGCAAAGCCGGCGGCATCCAGTACGCCGCAAATGTTGAAGCCGCCCGTGTCTGGGCCCAGAAGATTCTGGGTATGGATATCAAAGGTTTGACGGTCAAGAAGGTCCTGGTGACCGAAGCGGCCGATATTGCCAGCGAATCTTATGTCGGGATCATCATCGACCGGGCGCAGAAAAAACCGGTGATAATGGTTTCCGCCGCCGGCGGTATCGATATCGAAGAAGTCGCCGCCAAGACCCCGGAGAAAATCATCAAAATGGCGGTTGACCCGACTACCGGACTCAAGGCTTATCAGGCCCGGGAATTGGCCGGCAAGCTTTATAATGACCCGGCCCTGGTGCGCCAGGCGGCCGATGTCATTATGAAGTTGTATGATGTCTATTGGAAAGTGGATGCCTCGCTGGTCGAAATCAATCCGCTTATTACCACCCCCAGCGGTAAAGTGGTCGCCCTTGATGCCAAGATAAATATCGATGACAACGGCCTGTACCGCCATAAAGATGTGGCCGCTATGCGCGACCTTGATGCCGAGGATCCCTCCGAGGTTGAGGCCCGCGACGGCGACCTGTCTTTTGTCAAGCTGAGCGGTAATATCGGATGCATTGTCAACGGCGCCGGACTGGCCATGGCCACCATGGACCTGGTCAAGTATTATGGCGGCGACCCGGCCAATTTCCTTGATATCGGCGGTTCATCGAATCCGCAAAAAGTCCTCACCGCCATGCGTATCATCCTTCGTGACCAGAATGTCCGGGCCATTCTAATCAATATTTTCGGCGGTATCACGCGCTGTGATGATGTGGCCAATGGCATTGTAATGGCTTACGAGGAACTGAAACCGGAAATACCGATCGTTGTTCGTCTGACCGGAACCAACGCAGACAAGGCGAAAGTTATTCTTAAGAAAGTCAATCTGGAATCGGCCGACACCCTTGATAATGTGGTCAAGAAAGCAATTGCGCTGGCCGAGATTGAGCCGATGGCGGAAGGGAGGATACAATGA
- a CDS encoding 2-oxoacid:ferredoxin oxidoreductase subunit beta, which yields MTTEVQHSDITHHYLRAKKKFPNVWCAGCGNGIVMGALIRAIDKLGLDKDNVAIVSGIGCSSRMPVYMDFNTLHTAHGRALAFATGVKMAKPSMKVIVITGDGDALAIGGNHFIHACRRNIDITTILVNNRIYGMTGGQFSPTTTGGAIATTAPYGNYEKQFDVVNLATAAGASYVARGTVYHVQQLEKLIEGGITKKGFALIEAVSNCHTYYGRLNREGDAVAMISWMKEHAMPIQAAAKLPPEKMVGKFVTGLIHETNATEFCEEYDKLVERLAAKEAGK from the coding sequence ATGACTACCGAAGTACAACATTCCGATATAACCCACCACTACCTGCGTGCCAAGAAGAAATTTCCGAATGTCTGGTGTGCCGGATGCGGCAATGGGATTGTCATGGGCGCTCTTATCCGGGCGATTGACAAACTCGGCTTGGACAAAGACAACGTGGCGATCGTCTCCGGCATCGGCTGCTCCAGCCGCATGCCGGTATATATGGATTTCAATACCCTGCACACGGCTCACGGGCGCGCCCTGGCCTTTGCCACCGGCGTGAAGATGGCCAAGCCGTCTATGAAAGTGATCGTGATCACGGGTGACGGCGATGCGCTGGCGATCGGCGGGAATCATTTCATCCACGCCTGCCGGAGAAATATTGACATCACCACTATATTGGTAAATAATCGCATTTATGGCATGACCGGCGGCCAGTTTTCGCCTACGACCACCGGCGGCGCCATTGCCACGACCGCCCCTTACGGCAACTATGAGAAGCAGTTTGATGTGGTCAATCTGGCCACCGCCGCGGGGGCATCATACGTAGCGCGCGGCACCGTTTATCATGTTCAGCAATTGGAGAAGTTGATTGAGGGCGGTATTACCAAGAAGGGTTTTGCACTTATCGAGGCGGTTTCCAATTGCCATACCTATTACGGCCGGCTCAATCGCGAGGGTGATGCTGTGGCCATGATCAGCTGGATGAAAGAGCATGCCATGCCGATTCAGGCAGCGGCCAAACTTCCCCCCGAAAAGATGGTGGGGAAATTCGTGACCGGACTTATTCATGAAACTAATGCCACCGAATTCTGCGAGGAGTACGACAAGCTGGTTGAACGGTTGGCGGCGAAGGAGGCGGGCAAATGA
- a CDS encoding CCA tRNA nucleotidyltransferase: MCKLSDTVVEALLKNGHIYEVGGAVRDRFLNLPSGKDRDYLVCGISYQELSSILKDFGRVDLVGKSFGVIKFTQFRGEKMYTFDVALPRREYSTGVGHKDFEVSFDPNIRVEDDLIRRDFTINAMAISLDTGDLVDPLGGMIDLRNRLIRMVSPVSFKEDPLRMLRAVQFAARFRFEIEPATFAAMQERAHLIVSVSAERISEELNKLLVQADEPSHGFRLMQKSGLLKYVLPELEATVDVDQPGPFHAYDVFEHIIHTIDAAPRVLVIRLAALFHDITKPQAKRLVERGATFYGHETTGARLTAKIMKRLRYSTDQTRAVSVLVDRHMFNTSIGDKGLRRLIRKVGQDLIFDLLELRRADVAGQGKGGTTDDVDQLEQEIKAELERRPPFGLQDLAVNGRDIMEIFQIPQSPLVGKVLNFLLEKVLDDPNDNNRENLIEMARSYLANLRYRNSATQ, translated from the coding sequence ATGTGCAAGCTGTCAGATACGGTTGTCGAGGCCCTTCTTAAGAATGGCCATATCTACGAAGTCGGAGGAGCGGTTCGAGATCGATTCCTGAATTTGCCTTCCGGAAAGGACCGCGATTATCTGGTCTGCGGCATATCATATCAGGAGCTTTCTTCAATCCTCAAAGACTTTGGGAGAGTAGATTTAGTGGGGAAATCCTTCGGTGTCATCAAATTCACTCAGTTCCGCGGCGAGAAGATGTACACTTTTGATGTCGCCCTTCCTCGAAGGGAATACTCCACCGGGGTCGGCCATAAGGATTTTGAGGTCTCTTTCGACCCTAATATAAGAGTTGAAGACGACTTGATAAGACGCGATTTTACGATCAATGCCATGGCTATTTCGCTGGATACCGGCGATCTGGTTGACCCGCTGGGCGGAATGATCGACCTGAGGAACCGCTTAATTCGGATGGTTTCGCCGGTCTCTTTCAAGGAGGATCCGCTGCGGATGCTCCGGGCGGTGCAATTTGCGGCGCGTTTCCGGTTTGAAATCGAGCCGGCAACTTTCGCGGCCATGCAGGAACGTGCTCATCTGATAGTATCGGTTTCGGCGGAACGTATTTCCGAGGAATTGAACAAGCTTTTGGTGCAGGCCGATGAGCCTTCGCACGGTTTCCGCCTGATGCAGAAATCGGGATTGCTGAAATATGTCCTTCCGGAGCTTGAGGCTACGGTTGACGTCGATCAACCGGGACCTTTTCATGCTTACGATGTTTTTGAACATATCATCCACACCATAGATGCCGCGCCGCGAGTGCTGGTCATTCGCCTGGCGGCTCTTTTCCATGATATCACCAAGCCGCAGGCCAAGCGATTGGTTGAAAGAGGGGCTACTTTTTACGGTCATGAGACGACGGGGGCCAGACTGACCGCCAAAATTATGAAACGGCTGAGGTATTCGACCGATCAAACCAGAGCCGTATCGGTGCTGGTGGATCGGCATATGTTCAATACCTCTATCGGCGATAAGGGGCTGCGGCGGTTGATTCGCAAAGTGGGGCAGGACCTGATTTTTGATCTGTTGGAATTGCGACGGGCCGATGTGGCCGGACAGGGGAAAGGGGGTACGACGGATGATGTCGATCAGCTCGAGCAGGAAATTAAAGCTGAGTTGGAGCGCAGACCGCCATTCGGCTTGCAGGATTTGGCGGTAAACGGCAGAGATATAATGGAGATTTTCCAGATACCGCAATCGCCGCTGGTGGGGAAGGTGCTCAATTTTCTTCTGGAAAAAGTACTCGATGATCCCAATGATAATAATCGTGAGAATCTGATTGAGATGGCTCGGTCATATCTCGCCAACCTTCGATATAGAAATAGTGCAACTCAATAA
- a CDS encoding 4Fe-4S binding protein, producing the protein MTETNPKLDVSEKEPSANDKYAGKLPPLNIFLHWCKGCNICIAFCPNKVLEPDRDGKPILAHPEKCTQCAICWLHCPDFAITSNYK; encoded by the coding sequence ATGACTGAGACCAATCCGAAACTTGATGTTTCGGAGAAAGAACCTTCTGCAAATGACAAATATGCAGGGAAATTACCTCCGCTGAATATATTCCTGCATTGGTGTAAGGGGTGCAATATTTGCATTGCTTTTTGCCCCAATAAGGTTCTGGAGCCGGACCGTGACGGAAAACCGATTCTGGCTCACCCCGAAAAATGCACACAATGCGCGATCTGCTGGTTGCACTGTCCGGATTTCGCCATAACCTCCAATTATAAGTAG